TGATAAGCAGCCAAGTCTGTTTGATTTTGAGGATGAAGCTTATATTCCATCAGAAGAAGAAATTGAAGACACAGTTGCAAATGAAGGTCCGTTCAATAACCAGCTTGTAAAAGCATATAAACGCCGTGTATGTGGCCGAAAAAAACTTTCAGATAATCTTCCACGCCGTGAAGTTTATCTTGACATTCCGGAAGAAGAGAAACACTGTGCATGCGGAGCAGAACTCGTAAAAGTAGGGGAAGACCGTTCTGAACGACTCCAGGTTATTCCTGCTCAGATTTATGTAGAAGTTACTGTTCGCCCAAAATATGCCTGCAGAAACTGTGAAGGCAGTGCTGATGAAGATAAACCTGTTTTCAGACAGATGCCAGCTCCAACCAAAATCAATTTCAAATGAAGCAGCCCTTGAAGAACATGAAAAACTCTTTCCAGATGATCTCATTATTCATGTTGCATGCATGGCTCATGTCAGACGAAAGTTTTTTTAATGCAGTAAAATGCGGCCAAGGATATAAGCCAAAGATTCTGAAAAAGCTTTGGCTTTATATCCAGAAAATATATTTTCTTGAAAACAGATTAAGAGAGCAGAATCTGTCTGAGGACGAATTTGTTGCTCAAAGAAAACTTAAGATTCTTCCTGTCTTAAATGAGTTTCATGACTGGATGGTTCAATCCAACCCGAAGTAGTTCCGGAATTAAAATTAGGAAGAGCCATTAATTATGCATTAATTTGTACTTGGACGCAAGAACTGGCTGTTTGCCGGATCAGAAGATGGAGCCCGTTCAAGTTGTCTCTTGTTTACATTATTGAATGTGCTAAAATTCATAACGTATAAATCCAGAAGATTATCTTCGTTGTATTTTTGAACAAGCCGCTGATACTGATGGCTGGACTGAAGATGACTGGAAAAATTTGTTACCTTGGAACATAAAAATCACTACATTTGTTCCACAAGGTGTCTGGATAGCTCCCCAGGGGGCCCAAAATTGACGGTGACCTTATATTTTTGCCAACCTACACTTTCTATAATGTATATTCTGTCTACTTATAATATACTTTTAATATTGGGTAAGCGTCAATGTAAGCGTCAATTTTCCGCCCTATTAGGCCACTAAGACCTTCAAGTCATCATTGACAACTTTTGTTTTTTCAATGCCATTCCTTGGCACTCTTGTATTTTATAATAAAAGCCATAAAGTAAAAAAACTATCCAATCAGGAGGCTTCTATTATGGAAAGCGTAATCACTGTTTTAATCTTTTTGGCTGTTATCAGTTTATCAATCTATCTGACTCATTATTCTGCAGATACGTCTTCATCAAATATCTTTGACAAGATACTGACCTTCTGTCTGCCGTTTATTTCTACCCTAGTAATCGGCATTGCAGTAATAAATAAGTTCATTTATTTACCGATCGTTATTACAGCGGCACTCATCGCCGGTGTTGTAAGCCTCCTGGTCTGCTGGAGTGCTGAAAAGAAAGCAAAAGAAGCAAAACAGAAGAAAAACCGCCTGTTTATTTTTAATATTTATATGTTTCAAGACAACATGCGCAGCGCAGTATAGCTTTCGAAATAATGAAAACATTAATAATGCGACGGCTTTCGATTAGGAATATCTCCTTCCATGGAATTAGACATTTCACGGATTCTGTCCGCCATTAGTTTTGTTTCCTTCTGGAGTTTATCAATTGTTTTAGCCTGTTCAACAGCAACGTTCTGAATCTGATTTACAAAGTCTTCCATGTAGGCAAGTTTCATTTCGATTGCTGTTAAACGTTCATCAGTTTCTTTTTCCATAATCGTTATCCCTAAGCTATAAATCCTTCAATTATCTCTTTGGATGCAAAGAATTCATCAAGTTTCTTCATAAAAGGAACAATATCTCCAAAATCCAGAGCACGATGATCGAATGCAATTGTAAAGGTGATTATACTATTTGAGTCTGTTTTTTTAATTGAGCTTAAAGCAATAGCTACAACCTGAGGAGGAACAATCTCCAGTAATGTACATTCACCGTTCCATTCTTTATAAATCGAGCCGAGATTTGAAACTGTAATTGTCCCCTGCTCTAAATCATATGCTGTTAATTTTTGAGACTTATCTATCTTTTTATATGCAAGCCGCTGTTTTAAAGGTATTCGTTTTATTCTATATGGCCCGATTTTTGTGCCAATCAGTCTACGCAAAGCTGATAATATTTTTAATTTCCTAAGTCCCTTTAAGGTGTCTTTTACCGCTACAGACATTAACGCTTCATCTATGATTGTATTTTCTGACTTTCTTCGAATCTCATTTACATAATCTCTTATCTGTTCCATAGATTTAGATTCCAGATTATGAAGATTTACAGTAATCATTCTGTCATTA
The Treponema bryantii DNA segment above includes these coding regions:
- a CDS encoding 2-oxo acid dehydrogenase subunit E2; amino-acid sequence: MEKSEKFSLSRIVISNVTLESWKTIPHAGVTYNADVENLLQILKEYNLEKSKEQKISLNTALLKIISEALKVCPKLNSHVHYNSFLVSGSTVNKNNIDISMPFVLNDRMITVNLHNLESKSMEQIRDYVNEIRRKSENTIIDEALMSVAVKDTLKGLRKLKILSALRRLIGTKIGPYRIKRIPLKQRLAYKKIDKSQKLTAYDLEQGTITVSNLGSIYKEWNGECTLLEIVPPQVVAIALSSIKKTDSNSIITFTIAFDHRALDFGDIVPFMKKLDEFFASKEIIEGFIA
- a CDS encoding IS66 family transposase zinc-finger binding domain-containing protein, which encodes MNVSRISKYRHAVKPRIEIEKKNLEILQLQEKLATQLRYRFCARSEKADKQPSLFDFEDEAYIPSEEEIEDTVANEGPFNNQLVKAYKRRVCGRKKLSDNLPRREVYLDIPEEEKHCACGAELVKVGEDRSERLQVIPAQIYVEVTVRPKYACRNCEGSADEDKPVFRQMPAPTKINFK
- a CDS encoding SlyX family protein — encoded protein: MEKETDERLTAIEMKLAYMEDFVNQIQNVAVEQAKTIDKLQKETKLMADRIREMSNSMEGDIPNRKPSHY